One genomic window of Actinoplanes lobatus includes the following:
- a CDS encoding ABC transporter substrate-binding protein yields the protein MTHKRTLAVAAAVALAAMGLTACTGDDDGGPDSGGNVTMDFWHNATTGPGKAFWDKTVADFQTAHPTVKIKIQQVQNEDLDGKLQTALNSGSAPDIFLQRGGGKMAAMVEAGQLKDITADITAETKAAVGEAALKTGQVDGKAYAVPVSILPGGLWYSKDVFQKAGVTTPPTTLDELNQAVTKLKANGTPIALGAKDAWPAAHWYYFFALRACTPAALDAAAKDKNFGDPCWTTAGENLKAFADTKPFNEGFLTTSAQQGAGSSAGLVANYKASMELMGAWDPGVIASLTKDTKPLPDLGYFPFPAVPGGQGDPAAIMGGTDGYSCSADAPKECSDFLNYILTKDVQEGYYKAFNALPVSKDAQGAVTEDYLKAVLDAYNKAPYVSQWLDTIYGQNVGNALNVGVVNLLAGKGDVAGIIQAVNDAAKKG from the coding sequence ATGACACATAAGAGGACCCTCGCGGTGGCTGCCGCGGTAGCACTGGCCGCCATGGGGCTGACCGCATGCACCGGCGACGACGACGGCGGCCCGGACTCGGGCGGTAACGTCACGATGGACTTCTGGCACAACGCCACGACCGGTCCGGGCAAGGCCTTCTGGGACAAGACGGTGGCCGACTTCCAGACCGCCCACCCGACCGTCAAGATCAAGATTCAGCAGGTGCAGAACGAGGACCTGGACGGCAAGCTCCAGACCGCGCTGAACTCCGGCTCGGCGCCCGACATCTTCCTCCAGCGTGGCGGCGGCAAGATGGCCGCGATGGTGGAGGCGGGACAGCTCAAGGACATCACCGCCGACATCACCGCCGAGACCAAGGCGGCGGTCGGCGAGGCGGCCCTGAAGACCGGGCAGGTCGACGGCAAGGCGTACGCCGTACCGGTCTCGATCCTGCCGGGGGGTCTCTGGTACAGCAAGGACGTCTTCCAGAAGGCGGGAGTCACCACCCCGCCGACCACACTCGACGAGCTCAACCAGGCTGTCACCAAGCTCAAGGCCAACGGCACGCCGATCGCCCTCGGCGCCAAGGACGCCTGGCCGGCCGCCCACTGGTACTACTTCTTCGCGCTGCGCGCCTGCACGCCGGCCGCGCTCGACGCCGCCGCCAAGGACAAGAACTTCGGCGACCCCTGCTGGACCACGGCCGGCGAGAACCTCAAGGCGTTCGCCGACACCAAACCGTTCAACGAGGGCTTCCTGACCACCTCCGCCCAGCAGGGCGCGGGCAGCTCGGCCGGCCTGGTCGCCAACTACAAGGCCAGCATGGAGCTGATGGGCGCGTGGGACCCGGGCGTGATCGCCTCCCTCACCAAGGACACCAAGCCGCTGCCCGACCTCGGCTACTTCCCGTTCCCGGCGGTCCCCGGCGGCCAGGGCGACCCGGCCGCGATCATGGGCGGTACCGACGGCTACTCGTGCTCGGCCGACGCGCCGAAGGAGTGCTCCGACTTCCTCAACTACATCCTCACCAAGGACGTGCAGGAGGGCTACTACAAGGCCTTCAACGCGCTGCCGGTCAGCAAGGACGCCCAGGGCGCGGTCACCGAGGACTACCTCAAGGCGGTTCTCGACGCCTACAACAAGGCGCCGTACGTCTCGCAGTGGCTCGACACCATCTACGGCCAGAACGTGGGCAACGCCCTGAACGTCGGCGTCGTGAACCTGCTCGCCGGCAAGGGTGACGTCGCCGGGATCATCCAGGCCGTGAACGACGCGGCCAAGAAGGGCTGA
- a CDS encoding carbohydrate ABC transporter permease produces MAGSFTVADRVRDGGGVKPAPPSRPRRRGIGWAQRLEIAVLSGPAILMFAGFVIFPVLMAAYYGFYRWKGFGPPTDFVGLDNYKTILQDTAFHEALLHNGQIVVLSLLFQGPIALGLALLLNHRMRGQSIIRVLIFVPYVISEVIVGTAWSLMLQTNGAVNDVLRSIGLGWLAEDWLANPDLALWTLILILTWKYIGFAVILFLAGMQNIPEELSEAAAVDGATYWQTQWRVTLPLLGPTIRIWAFLSIIGALQLFDLVYIIWGQYVASTAGTSTMATYMVTEGRNAGNYGYGNAVAVVLFLISMLIALVYQRFVLRRDTEGALTGGQ; encoded by the coding sequence GTGGCCGGCAGCTTCACAGTCGCCGACCGGGTCCGCGACGGGGGCGGCGTAAAGCCGGCGCCCCCGTCGCGGCCCCGCCGGCGCGGCATCGGCTGGGCCCAGCGACTCGAGATCGCGGTGCTCTCCGGCCCCGCGATCCTCATGTTCGCCGGCTTCGTCATCTTCCCGGTGCTGATGGCCGCCTACTACGGCTTCTACCGGTGGAAGGGCTTCGGGCCGCCGACCGACTTCGTCGGCCTCGACAACTACAAGACCATCCTCCAGGACACCGCGTTCCACGAGGCGCTGTTGCACAACGGCCAGATCGTCGTGCTGTCGCTGCTGTTCCAGGGCCCGATCGCCCTCGGCCTCGCCCTGCTGCTCAACCACCGGATGCGCGGCCAGTCGATCATCCGGGTGCTGATCTTCGTTCCGTACGTCATCTCCGAGGTCATCGTCGGGACAGCCTGGAGTCTCATGCTCCAGACCAACGGCGCGGTCAACGACGTCCTGCGGTCGATCGGTCTCGGCTGGCTGGCCGAGGACTGGCTCGCGAATCCGGACCTCGCCCTCTGGACCCTGATACTCATCCTCACCTGGAAGTACATCGGGTTCGCGGTGATCCTGTTCCTGGCCGGCATGCAGAACATCCCGGAGGAACTGTCCGAGGCGGCCGCGGTCGACGGGGCCACCTACTGGCAGACCCAGTGGCGGGTCACCCTGCCGTTGCTCGGCCCGACCATCCGGATCTGGGCGTTCCTGTCGATCATCGGCGCGTTGCAGCTGTTCGACCTCGTCTACATCATCTGGGGCCAGTACGTCGCGTCGACCGCCGGCACCTCGACGATGGCGACGTACATGGTCACCGAGGGCCGCAACGCCGGCAACTACGGGTACGGCAACGCCGTGGCCGTGGTCCTCTTCCTCATCTCGATGCTCATCGCCCTCGTCTACCAGCGTTTCGTTCTGCGCCGGGACACCGAGGGCGCGCTCACCGGAGGGCAGTAG
- a CDS encoding carbohydrate ABC transporter permease: MTNSRQGNPVVYVGALMLIGLMLGPVLYIIVGGFRTNSQITTDPAGLPDPWVFSNYTDVLAGETFWRQVGNSTIAAVVTTIGVVGLGVMASYVLARYRFRGRGAMYALFAAGLMFPATVAITPLYILVKNLGLVNTLPGVILPQIAFGLPTTIIILVPFLRAIPREIEEAAAIDRCSRLGFFWRMVLPLSVPGLITTGILAFVNSWNSYLLPLFILNDQETFTLPLGVQAFASEYSVDTAKVLAFTSLSMIPALVFFSLFERRIVGGLTGAVKG; this comes from the coding sequence ATGACAAACTCCCGGCAGGGCAATCCGGTCGTCTACGTCGGCGCCCTGATGCTCATCGGGCTCATGCTCGGACCCGTCCTCTACATCATCGTCGGCGGCTTCCGTACCAACTCGCAGATCACCACCGACCCGGCGGGCCTGCCCGACCCGTGGGTGTTCAGCAACTACACCGACGTGCTGGCCGGCGAGACCTTCTGGCGCCAGGTCGGCAACTCGACGATCGCGGCCGTGGTCACCACCATCGGCGTCGTCGGGCTGGGGGTGATGGCGAGCTACGTGCTGGCCCGCTACCGGTTCCGCGGCCGGGGAGCGATGTACGCCCTGTTCGCCGCGGGTCTCATGTTCCCCGCGACGGTCGCCATCACGCCGCTCTACATCCTGGTCAAGAATCTGGGCCTGGTGAACACGCTGCCCGGCGTGATCCTCCCGCAGATCGCCTTCGGGCTGCCCACCACCATCATCATCCTGGTCCCGTTCCTGCGGGCGATCCCCCGGGAGATCGAGGAGGCCGCCGCCATCGACCGGTGCAGCCGGCTCGGCTTCTTCTGGCGGATGGTCCTGCCGCTGTCGGTGCCGGGCCTGATCACCACCGGCATCCTCGCGTTCGTGAACAGCTGGAACAGCTACCTGCTGCCGCTGTTCATCCTCAACGATCAGGAGACCTTCACCCTGCCCCTGGGCGTACAGGCGTTCGCGTCGGAATATTCGGTCGACACGGCCAAGGTTCTCGCGTTCACCTCGTTGTCGATGATTCCGGCCCTGGTGTTCTTCAGCCTGTTCGAACGCCGCATCGTCGGCGGTCTCACCGGTGCGGTCAAGGGATGA
- a CDS encoding right-handed parallel beta-helix repeat-containing protein yields MTSLHVATTGSDDGDGTEGRPFRTINRAAALARPGDTVIVHAGEYREWVTPRRGGLSDSRRITYQVADGEHVVIKGSERVTGWENDGGTVWRASVPNTLFGDFNPYAEELAGDWVVHAGKEPRKHLGDVYLNGLSFYEAGSRAEVSAPEKRIDMIDNWTGVTDAVRDPEQTLLVWYAEVGAEATTIWANFQGADPNTELVEINVRRSVFYPLVPHLDYITVRGFELAQAATPWTPPTADQPGLIGPNWAKGWIIEDNVIHDAKCSAISIGKEASTGHNWATERGDKPGYQYQLEAVFSARQIGWDREHIGSHVIRRNHIYDCGQNGIVGHLGCVFSTIEDNHIHHIAIRREFYGYEIGGIKLHAAIDVEIRHNRIHDCSLGTWLDWQTQGTRVSRNVYHDNNRDLFIEVSHGPYLVDHNILASPASLELWSQGGAFVNNLLCGTVWAEPVMDRATPYHRPHSTQVAGYAFIVGGDDRWIGNLFVGGDRDTAYGAMPEGMSPAFAGTAGYDAYPASFAEYLQRIDEQPQGDHQKFLNVKQAVYARSNVYAAGARPFAGERDPVTLGGASARVVTEGDEVYLVTDLPDGFDGAGLAPIGGRDLERVRFADAEFEERDGSPAVIDTDLTGLHKEQGRTYAAGPLADLTAGSGRLRVW; encoded by the coding sequence ATGACATCGCTGCACGTGGCCACCACCGGATCCGACGACGGCGACGGTACGGAAGGGCGGCCGTTCCGGACCATCAACCGGGCCGCCGCCCTGGCCCGGCCCGGCGACACCGTGATCGTGCACGCCGGTGAGTACCGCGAGTGGGTCACCCCTCGGCGGGGCGGCCTCAGCGACAGCCGCCGCATCACCTATCAGGTAGCCGACGGCGAGCACGTCGTCATCAAGGGTTCGGAGCGGGTCACCGGCTGGGAGAACGACGGCGGGACGGTGTGGCGGGCGAGCGTGCCCAACACGCTTTTCGGTGACTTCAATCCGTACGCCGAGGAGCTCGCCGGCGACTGGGTGGTGCACGCCGGCAAGGAGCCCCGCAAGCACCTGGGCGACGTCTACCTCAACGGCCTCAGCTTCTACGAGGCCGGTTCCCGCGCCGAGGTGTCCGCTCCGGAGAAGCGCATCGACATGATCGACAACTGGACCGGTGTCACCGACGCCGTCCGCGACCCGGAGCAGACCCTGCTGGTCTGGTACGCGGAGGTCGGTGCCGAGGCGACGACGATCTGGGCGAACTTCCAGGGCGCCGACCCGAACACCGAGCTGGTCGAGATCAACGTACGCCGGTCGGTGTTCTATCCGTTGGTGCCGCACCTGGACTACATCACCGTGCGTGGTTTCGAGTTGGCGCAGGCGGCGACCCCGTGGACGCCGCCGACCGCCGACCAGCCGGGGCTGATCGGCCCGAACTGGGCCAAGGGCTGGATCATCGAGGACAACGTCATCCACGACGCGAAGTGCTCGGCGATCTCGATCGGCAAGGAGGCGTCGACCGGCCACAACTGGGCCACCGAACGCGGTGACAAGCCCGGCTACCAGTACCAGCTGGAGGCGGTGTTCTCGGCGCGGCAGATCGGCTGGGACCGAGAGCACATCGGGTCGCACGTGATCCGCCGCAACCACATCTACGACTGCGGGCAGAACGGCATCGTCGGTCACCTGGGCTGCGTGTTCTCCACCATCGAGGACAATCACATCCACCACATCGCGATCAGGCGTGAGTTCTACGGCTACGAGATCGGCGGCATCAAACTGCACGCCGCCATCGACGTGGAGATCCGCCACAACCGGATCCACGACTGCTCGCTCGGCACCTGGCTGGACTGGCAGACCCAGGGCACCCGGGTCTCGCGCAACGTCTACCACGACAACAACCGGGACCTGTTCATCGAGGTCAGCCACGGGCCGTACCTGGTCGACCACAACATCCTGGCGTCACCCGCGTCGCTGGAGCTGTGGAGCCAGGGCGGGGCGTTCGTCAACAACCTGCTCTGCGGCACGGTGTGGGCCGAGCCGGTGATGGACCGGGCCACGCCGTACCACCGCCCGCACAGCACCCAGGTGGCCGGCTACGCGTTCATCGTCGGCGGCGACGACCGGTGGATCGGCAATCTGTTCGTCGGCGGCGACCGGGACACGGCCTACGGGGCCATGCCCGAAGGCATGTCCCCGGCCTTCGCCGGCACCGCAGGCTACGACGCCTACCCGGCGTCGTTCGCGGAGTACCTCCAGCGCATCGACGAGCAGCCGCAAGGTGACCACCAGAAATTCCTCAACGTCAAACAGGCCGTGTACGCCCGGAGCAACGTCTACGCCGCCGGCGCCCGCCCGTTCGCCGGGGAACGCGACCCGGTGACCCTGGGCGGCGCGTCCGCCAGGGTCGTCACCGAAGGCGACGAGGTCTACCTGGTGACCGACCTGCCGGACGGCTTCGACGGTGCCGGCCTCGCCCCGATCGGCGGCCGCGACCTGGAGCGGGTCCGGTTCGCCGACGCCGAGTTCGAGGAGCGTGACGGCAGCCCCGCCGTCATCGACACCGACCTGACCGGCCTGCACAAGGAGCAGGGCCGGACGTACGCGGCGGGCCCGCTCGCCGACCTCACCGCGGGAAGCGGCCGCCTGCGCGTCTGGTGA
- a CDS encoding AfsR/SARP family transcriptional regulator, which yields MGILGPVEVLRPNGVKVDLQLQCRKVLALLVVAAGRPVSTGQLVRSIWGDVQPSHAPQMVRSHIRVLRGALRHETERTLPTSAAGYRIAPDRCAVDAYRFRELLDEARRRWPRDSAGAARTARAALDLWRGADAMPDVADVHSLRAEAAYLEELRFQAEETLVLASLESGQIEFALPRARRLAELHPNRERFWLQLMVAEALSGRLVEATSITFRQARHHLVKETGLHAPGLERLQRELLRGGRSTEQLLNLITQRPRSVA from the coding sequence GTGGGAATTCTCGGACCGGTCGAGGTCCTGAGGCCGAACGGGGTGAAGGTCGACCTCCAGTTGCAGTGCCGCAAGGTGCTCGCGCTGCTGGTCGTGGCGGCCGGGCGGCCGGTGTCCACCGGCCAGCTCGTCCGATCGATATGGGGCGATGTCCAGCCGTCCCACGCGCCGCAGATGGTGCGCTCGCACATCCGGGTGCTGCGCGGCGCTCTGCGGCACGAGACCGAGCGGACCCTGCCGACGAGCGCGGCGGGCTACCGGATCGCACCGGACCGCTGCGCCGTCGACGCCTACCGGTTCCGCGAGCTGCTGGACGAGGCACGGCGCCGGTGGCCACGGGATTCCGCCGGCGCCGCCCGGACCGCCCGCGCGGCGCTCGATCTGTGGCGCGGCGCCGACGCCATGCCGGACGTGGCGGACGTGCATTCGCTGCGCGCCGAGGCCGCCTATCTGGAGGAGTTGCGCTTCCAGGCGGAGGAGACGCTGGTGCTGGCCAGCCTGGAGTCGGGGCAGATCGAGTTCGCCCTGCCCCGGGCCCGGCGGCTGGCCGAGCTCCATCCGAACCGCGAACGGTTCTGGTTGCAGCTCATGGTCGCCGAGGCGCTCAGCGGGCGGCTGGTGGAAGCCACCTCCATCACGTTCCGGCAGGCCCGCCACCATCTCGTGAAGGAGACCGGCCTGCACGCGCCGGGCCTCGAACGGCTCCAGCGGGAACTGCTCCGGGGCGGCCGGTCGACCGAACAGCTCCTGAACTTGATCACCCAGCGCCCGCGCAGTGTCGCCTGA
- a CDS encoding efflux RND transporter periplasmic adaptor subunit has protein sequence MDGSPAPAEPLRGRRRFLIGVVTGAVVMAIAGLGASTLIKSPQQAAAEAAPPAPSLITATVERRVLQQAVVLRGTVEPDRALDVRPVPGEGRAVISRRTVKAGARVEAGTVLAEISGRPVIALKGVVPPYRDIHRGMKGSDVDQLQAALSGLGYRVTDRDGVFGASTERAIRKMYQARDYDPPVEEAEQPDTTTAAPSASPTTAPSRSAYLPMSEVYYVRSLPARVSAVKAGLGAEVRDAILTLSVGDMVVRGSLVPADRELVETGMPVQILNETTGRTVTGEVASIGELRQGDGAEAGHPITVSTTKALPSNFAGEDVRLTVTAATTGEAVLVVPVSAIFSAADGSTQVLRVPEGDQRRPVTVRTGASAGGFVEVSGDGLTEGDRVAVGGIPDGTG, from the coding sequence GTGGACGGTAGCCCGGCCCCCGCCGAACCGTTGCGCGGGCGGCGCCGGTTCCTGATCGGCGTGGTCACCGGGGCGGTGGTGATGGCGATCGCCGGTCTGGGCGCCTCCACCCTGATCAAGTCGCCGCAACAGGCCGCCGCCGAGGCCGCCCCGCCCGCGCCGAGCCTGATCACGGCGACCGTGGAACGGCGGGTGCTCCAGCAGGCGGTGGTGCTGCGGGGCACCGTCGAACCGGACCGGGCGCTCGACGTCCGGCCGGTGCCCGGTGAGGGCCGGGCCGTCATCTCGCGGCGCACGGTCAAGGCGGGCGCCCGGGTCGAGGCGGGCACGGTGCTGGCCGAGATCTCCGGGCGGCCGGTCATCGCGCTCAAGGGTGTGGTGCCGCCGTACCGGGACATCCACCGCGGGATGAAGGGCTCGGACGTCGACCAGTTGCAGGCGGCGCTGAGCGGGCTGGGCTACCGCGTCACCGACCGGGACGGGGTCTTCGGCGCCTCCACCGAACGCGCGATCCGCAAGATGTACCAGGCTCGCGACTACGACCCGCCGGTCGAGGAGGCGGAACAGCCGGACACCACCACGGCGGCGCCGAGCGCGTCACCCACGACGGCTCCCAGCCGCTCCGCCTACCTGCCGATGAGCGAGGTCTACTACGTCAGGTCGCTTCCCGCCCGGGTGTCCGCGGTCAAAGCCGGGCTGGGCGCCGAGGTCCGCGACGCGATCCTCACCCTCTCGGTGGGCGACATGGTGGTCCGCGGCAGCCTCGTTCCTGCCGACCGGGAACTGGTGGAGACCGGTATGCCGGTGCAGATCCTCAACGAGACCACCGGGCGTACCGTCACCGGCGAGGTCGCGTCGATCGGCGAACTGAGGCAGGGCGACGGCGCCGAGGCCGGCCACCCGATCACGGTGAGCACCACCAAGGCGCTGCCGTCGAACTTCGCCGGCGAGGACGTACGCCTCACCGTCACCGCCGCCACCACGGGGGAGGCCGTCCTCGTCGTACCGGTCTCGGCGATCTTCTCGGCCGCGGACGGCTCGACCCAGGTGCTCCGGGTGCCGGAGGGCGACCAGCGCCGGCCGGTCACCGTCCGGACCGGCGCGTCCGCCGGCGGATTCGTCGAGGTCAGCGGCGACGGACTCACCGAAGGCGACCGGGTCGCGGTCGGCGGCATTCCGGACGGTACGGGGTGA
- a CDS encoding ABC transporter ATP-binding protein has translation MTAPPVVEFARVTRSYPGPPAVLALREADLTVAAGEYVSVTGPSGSGKSTFLNLVGLLDRPDGGVYRLDGIDTAALADADRTALRGRRIGFVFQSFHLLRHRSVLENVKLAMIYTAVSRRARAGLALETLARVGLTHRAYARAGHLSGGEAQRVAIARALVNSPSLLLCDEPTGNLDSANAAAVLALIGELNDAGLTVLMVTHDQQVAARAYRSVLIKDGVLR, from the coding sequence GTGACGGCACCGCCGGTCGTCGAGTTCGCCCGGGTGACCCGCTCCTATCCGGGCCCACCCGCGGTGCTGGCGCTGCGGGAGGCCGACCTGACCGTCGCCGCGGGGGAGTACGTGTCGGTGACCGGCCCGTCCGGTTCCGGAAAGTCCACCTTCCTCAACCTGGTGGGCCTGCTCGACCGTCCGGACGGCGGCGTGTACCGCCTCGACGGCATCGACACCGCCGCCCTCGCCGACGCCGACCGGACCGCGCTGCGCGGACGGCGCATCGGCTTCGTGTTCCAGTCGTTCCACCTGCTGCGGCACCGGTCGGTGCTGGAGAACGTCAAGCTGGCCATGATCTATACGGCGGTGAGCCGGCGGGCCCGGGCCGGCCTCGCCCTGGAGACCCTCGCCCGGGTCGGTCTCACCCACCGGGCGTACGCCCGGGCCGGTCACCTGTCCGGCGGCGAGGCACAGCGGGTGGCGATCGCCCGTGCCCTGGTGAACAGCCCGTCCCTGCTGCTCTGCGACGAGCCGACCGGCAACCTGGACAGCGCCAACGCGGCGGCCGTGCTCGCGCTCATCGGCGAACTGAACGACGCCGGCCTGACGGTCCTCATGGTCACGCACGACCAGCAGGTCGCCGCGCGGGCGTACCGCTCGGTTCTGATCAAGGACGGGGTCCTGCGGTGA
- a CDS encoding ABC transporter permease, with protein MSRAKRMVPATRLSPLDVVDEAVAGMLARPGRAALTVLGTLLGVAAFVTVLGLTTTVEGQISNRFTALVATEVIVQDTADRSGDGPAFPDDAERRLTALNGVHSAGVVWEVADAGPLAARRPTAQEPGEDVKVLAASPGYLRAIHARLAAGRIFDPWHDAEHQRVVVLGSGAAGRLGVTWIGEQPAVFIGGTPFAVIGIVDDVDREAGTLLGAVVPAGTAEAVWGAGTGARAIIDTEIGAARQVGDEAPLALRPEDPGRFRTVTPPDPRQLREGVDTDLGTLFLALAAVCLLIGAVGIANTTLVAVLERVGEIGLRRALGARRRHVAAHFLAESGTLGLIGGLIGTSVGVAAVVAVAFLREWTPILQPATVLPAPLVGALTGLVAGLYPAWRATRIEPADALRR; from the coding sequence GTGAGCCGGGCGAAGCGGATGGTGCCGGCCACCCGGCTGAGCCCGCTGGACGTGGTCGACGAGGCCGTCGCCGGGATGCTGGCCCGGCCGGGACGGGCCGCCCTGACGGTGCTCGGCACCCTGCTCGGCGTCGCGGCGTTCGTCACCGTCCTCGGCCTGACCACCACCGTCGAGGGGCAGATCAGCAACCGCTTCACCGCGCTGGTCGCCACCGAGGTGATCGTTCAGGACACCGCCGACCGGTCCGGTGACGGACCGGCGTTCCCGGACGACGCGGAACGACGGCTGACCGCGCTGAACGGGGTGCACAGCGCCGGTGTGGTGTGGGAGGTGGCGGACGCCGGACCGCTCGCCGCTCGCCGGCCGACCGCCCAGGAACCCGGCGAGGACGTCAAGGTGCTCGCCGCCTCACCCGGATACCTGCGCGCCATCCACGCGCGCCTCGCCGCCGGCCGGATCTTCGACCCCTGGCACGACGCCGAACACCAGCGGGTCGTGGTGCTGGGCTCCGGCGCGGCCGGCCGGCTCGGAGTCACATGGATCGGCGAACAGCCGGCGGTCTTCATCGGCGGCACCCCGTTCGCCGTCATCGGCATCGTCGACGACGTCGACCGGGAGGCCGGCACGCTGCTCGGGGCAGTGGTGCCGGCCGGCACGGCGGAGGCCGTCTGGGGCGCGGGCACCGGGGCGCGGGCGATCATCGACACCGAGATCGGCGCCGCCCGGCAGGTCGGCGACGAGGCGCCGCTGGCCCTGCGGCCGGAGGATCCGGGCCGGTTCCGGACGGTCACGCCGCCCGACCCCCGCCAGTTGCGGGAGGGCGTGGACACCGACCTCGGCACCCTGTTCCTCGCCCTCGCCGCCGTCTGCCTGCTCATCGGCGCGGTCGGCATCGCCAACACCACCCTGGTGGCGGTCCTGGAACGGGTCGGCGAGATCGGCCTGCGGCGCGCCCTCGGCGCCCGCCGCCGCCACGTGGCCGCCCACTTCCTCGCCGAATCCGGCACCCTCGGCCTGATCGGCGGCCTCATCGGCACCAGTGTGGGCGTCGCCGCCGTGGTGGCCGTCGCCTTCCTCCGGGAATGGACCCCGATCCTCCAGCCCGCCACGGTCCTGCCCGCCCCACTGGTCGGCGCGCTCACCGGTCTCGTGGCCGGTCTCTACCCGGCGTGGCGGGCCACCCGGATCGAGCCCGCCGACGCCCTCCGCCGCTGA
- a CDS encoding MBL fold metallo-hydrolase, with the protein MQLTKHAHACVTLTGGDGTLLIDPGTFTPDAAELIAAATAVLVTHEHFDHFDEAALAAELDRRPELLVHGPATVRERLGGRAVTVRAGDLLEVAGFQVAVHGERHALIHEDIPPVDNVGYLIGGRVFHPGDSYRVPEARVETLLLPTSGPWTKFGEAAEFVRAVRPARMIQVHELMLSELGQNSARMLLGEKGLTGLPLEILPAGESTDV; encoded by the coding sequence ATGCAGCTGACCAAACACGCCCACGCCTGCGTCACGCTCACCGGCGGCGACGGCACGCTGCTCATCGATCCGGGGACGTTCACCCCGGACGCGGCGGAGCTGATCGCGGCGGCGACCGCGGTGCTGGTGACCCACGAGCACTTCGACCACTTCGACGAGGCCGCGCTGGCGGCGGAGCTGGACCGGCGGCCGGAGCTGCTCGTCCACGGCCCGGCGACGGTGCGGGAGAGGCTGGGCGGGCGTGCGGTGACCGTCCGGGCCGGCGATCTTCTCGAGGTGGCCGGCTTCCAGGTGGCGGTGCACGGCGAGCGGCACGCCCTCATCCACGAGGACATTCCGCCGGTCGACAACGTCGGCTACCTGATCGGGGGGCGGGTGTTCCACCCCGGCGACTCGTACCGGGTGCCCGAGGCACGGGTCGAGACGCTGCTGCTGCCGACCAGCGGCCCGTGGACGAAGTTCGGCGAGGCCGCCGAGTTCGTCCGGGCGGTCCGCCCGGCCCGGATGATCCAGGTGCACGAGCTGATGCTCAGCGAGCTGGGACAGAACTCGGCACGCATGCTGCTCGGCGAGAAGGGCCTCACCGGCCTGCCCCTGGAGATCCTGCCCGCCGGCGAGTCCACCGACGTCTGA
- a CDS encoding MarR family winged helix-turn-helix transcriptional regulator — MSAHPAEELAERLRQSIGRFVRTTRAGADALPPTRAEALGVLLREGPQTIAQLAARRGVRHQSMSRTVSELEALGLVGRAASPDDGRAVVITLTGAGAAALESDRVTRRRLMADAIATRLSPAEREMLNVVPLLLDRLSIAIERQSDK, encoded by the coding sequence ATGAGCGCGCACCCGGCAGAAGAACTCGCCGAACGGCTTCGGCAGTCGATCGGCCGTTTCGTACGGACCACCCGGGCGGGCGCCGACGCACTGCCCCCGACCCGCGCGGAGGCGCTCGGCGTCCTGCTGCGGGAAGGGCCGCAGACCATCGCCCAGCTGGCCGCCCGGCGCGGCGTCAGGCATCAGAGCATGAGCCGCACCGTCAGCGAGCTGGAGGCACTCGGCCTGGTCGGGCGCGCGGCCAGCCCGGATGACGGCCGGGCCGTCGTGATCACCCTGACCGGGGCCGGCGCGGCCGCGCTGGAGTCCGACCGGGTGACCCGCCGGCGGCTGATGGCCGACGCCATCGCGACCCGGCTGAGCCCCGCCGAGCGGGAGATGCTCAACGTCGTGCCGCTGCTGCTGGACCGGCTCTCGATCGCCATCGAGCGGCAGTCGGACAAGTAG